One stretch of Gammaproteobacteria bacterium DNA includes these proteins:
- a CDS encoding amino acid adenylation domain-containing protein yields the protein MKRLDLPEQLIHQLFEAQAATRPDATALTFEDRTLSYNELNRRANRVAHALLALGVRPDDRIAICVERGFDMIIGLLGVLKAGAAYVPLDPAYPRERLAYLLADSQPCALLTQTALRQQLPAEQVPVVVLDDRDSATALASLPTHNPDPASLGVTPRHLAYVIYTSGSTGMPKGVMNHHGGLVNLAQAQVSLFNVTPESRVLQFASFSFDASVWEIVMALSNGACLSLASRDALQPGEPLLTLLKRAHITHLTLPPSVLTTLAEDTDLAPMTLIVAGESCAPELARRWANRHRLFNAYGPTETTVCATIHPCRADHVGDRVPIGRPIANLSAYVLDPRRQPVPIGVAGEIYIGGIGVARGYLNRPELAAVRFVPDPFSTQAGAKLYRTGDLGRYRKDGTIEFLGRNDFQIKLRGFRIEPGEIEAQLLKATGVREAVVVAHEDKRLVAYVAAQDGAELSTAALRAHLLPRLPEHMVPNAFVILERLPLTPNGKIDRKALPAPDASALVTRLYEAPQGKIERAIAEIWQDLLDVSSVGRQDHFFELGGHSLLAVTLIERLREQGWCIDVRTVFDAPTLAGLAAAMTSAPAIPRVLAPPNPISADCTHITPALLPLVSLTQTEIDAIVANVSGGVSNIQDIYPLTPLQEGLLFHHLLETDADDVYLSRAVLAFANRSRLDDFLAALQIIIDRHDILRSSVHWDGLYRPVQVVHRRARLLIEALPPVDSGQVLAQLLALTNPRGRDFNLQRAPLLSAYLAADPLSESCYLALLFHHLVVDHITLEIMIGETQKLLAGQADSLATPFPYRHFVAQALAVSVSGHETFFRKQLSDVDAPTAPFGILVKSSDAGFEIDPVTVPLSETLAQRVRRVARQSGVSPAVLFHAAWAQVVARCSGRDDVVFGTVLSGRLQGAQGADPLVGILLNTLPIRLLLAGRSVQQIVQETHRRLSELLEHELAPLPLAQRCSGVAPPLPLFTTLLNYRHSSATGTATAWDGIQPIRIDERTHYPFTISVDDFGQGFALTVQCEVIDPSRIAGYLQTAMEGLIEALEHTPQRPIGTINILSPSEREQLLVGFNNTAVDYPRDRLIQQLFEVQVERSPTAMAAICDGHELTYHELNRRANQLAHHFIAQGIRPDDRVAICVERGLDMVVGLLGILKAGAAYVPLDPSYPIERLQFMLEDSAPVGLLTQASLKDRLPRHTLPVVAIDTDTTLAQQSHDNPDPTVLGLTDQHLAYVIYTSGSTGAPKGVAIEHRNTVNLIRWARSAFTEKELAHTVFSTSLNFDLAVYECFVPLSIGAVIDIRHDLLALASAPSRVITLINTVPSAIQALLDHQGIPDTIHTINLAGEPLKQTLVDRLFGETRVKTVCNLYGPSETTTYSTWVAMDQEQGFAAHIGRPIANTRIYILDAHRQPVPMGVVGELYIGGAGVARGYLNRPDLTAERFLPDPFVADPEARIYKTGDLARHRPNGDIEFLGRNDFQVKIRGFRIELGEIETQLLAYPGIRDAIVIAREDSPGDRRLVAYLTTHDHPAVSIAALREHLASRLPIYMVPNAFVVLPRLPLTPNGKIDRPALPAPDVSAGMRRAYEPPQGDFELAIATVWQDLLGVSSVGRHDNFFELGGHSLLAMQLIVRLRQLPLLQQSRLRVDLKSVFASPTVVELAATIAGTGATPTLQIPANRIPGDCTCITPDLLPLVTLTQTEIDRLIAIIPEGLANIQDIYPLSPMQEGLLFHHLLESEGDPYLLRSVVAFASQTKLDAFLAALQAVIDRHDILRSSIHWRDLSRPVQVVHRRSQLSRNQLAVATTNDELAQLLQHTNPRHRRLDLQRAPLLEAYTAADPQSGEYYLALLYSHLVIDHVTLEAIIAEIHTLLAGRSDVLPAPLPYRHFVAQALAVPASEHAAYFRQQLGDVDEPTAPFGILNVRRNGTQIKEATVALSESLSRRLRDSARQEGVTPGVLFHVAWAQVLAACSGRQDVVFGTLLLGRSRDIEGVDRTLGVFINTLPIRLSLSGLTVRKAIAVAYQRISELLAHEHASLALVQRYSQVMPPLPLFTTLLNYRHSHPQPAATMDGMRIIAGEERTNYPFTISVDEFPTGFSVTVQCEGVEPARIVGYLHTVIDGLVEALENTSQRPLDTLSILPATERAQLLTAFNDTVKGYPRHSLIHQLVETQVQKTPTATAVVCNKQSLTYRELNQRANQLAHHLIEHGIRPDDRVAVCIERGVEMVIGLLGILKAGAAYVPIDPCYPIERLAFMLADSAPSMLLTQATRRQRLPVGKWPTLMLDDPVFALQPTYDPDPVALGLTASHLAYVIYTSGSTGKPKGVAMEHQALMNLLHWQHRSNAYSCPRTAQFAALGFDVAFQEIFSTIGFGGELVLIPDDDIRRDSSALAAFLGAQQIERLFIPFSALKPLAHAIVEQQLALPTLQAVITAGEQLRIEPMIQQCFRQLRSCRLYNHYGPTETHVATSFLLVEQVNEWTALPPIGRPIDNTQLYVLDRERQPVPIGVAGEIYIGGAGVARGYLNRPALTAERFVSDPYNRHADARLYRTGDLGRWRADGTLEYLGRNDFQVKIRGFRIEPGEIEAQLLACADVREAVVVARAEGADHRRLIAYVIAQPGKEIPAATLREQLNEHLPNYMVPSAFVVLEHWPLTPNGKLDRAALPAPDTSALASQPYEPPQGDIECAIASVWQTLLQVPQVGRYDDFFALGGHSLLAVQLVARLRPLLDREIPLRDVFAHPTLIALARAIGNTGAAKLPPLPHADRTRSLPLSFAQQRLWELIRQQPKASTAYHRVVLLRLHGPVNVSALQMTLDCLAARHESLRTRFVEVDGQLVQCIDDVNNGLRLQVEDWHEVPASKRTDVIADVGHQALREPFDFAKGPLMRARLLRLADQEHVLLLAYHFIICDGWSSKVLLRESAPLYAAFVQGQSNPLPPPPWQFADFASWQRHWAASTDAQPHLDFWIRHLTGAPARLALPTDRPWPTVPSFAGASLPFALSPKLTEQLRHLAQDQGATLYMILIAGWAALMGHLSDQTDVVIGSATANRPRQEWEELVGLCVNTLALRVQLDDGLTGIDLLAQVKAAVLAAYVHQHLPFERIVQALARPVGSTLQPLFQTMLTLNNAPVDGVQAFSGLTVDAIVPAQFTSRCELNLGLNDDGAMVSGSLSYSTELFEAATMENIADQFQRLLESLATAPYQRIVDWVTGSINE from the coding sequence ATGAAACGACTTGACCTTCCCGAACAACTCATCCACCAGTTGTTCGAAGCGCAAGCGGCAACGCGACCCGACGCGACGGCGCTGACATTCGAAGATCGAACGCTTTCTTACAATGAACTCAATCGCCGCGCCAATCGCGTGGCCCACGCACTCTTGGCGCTTGGTGTTCGCCCGGATGACCGAATCGCCATTTGCGTCGAGCGTGGCTTCGATATGATCATCGGATTGCTCGGCGTCCTGAAAGCCGGCGCCGCGTATGTGCCACTCGATCCCGCGTATCCTCGCGAGCGTCTGGCATATTTGTTGGCCGACAGTCAGCCGTGCGCGCTGCTGACGCAAACGGCGTTGCGCCAACAACTGCCGGCGGAGCAGGTCCCCGTGGTGGTATTGGATGATCGCGATAGCGCGACCGCGTTGGCATCCCTGCCGACGCATAATCCCGATCCGGCCAGTCTCGGCGTAACGCCTCGACACCTGGCGTATGTGATCTATACCTCGGGCTCGACCGGCATGCCGAAGGGGGTGATGAATCACCACGGCGGGCTAGTCAATCTAGCGCAAGCGCAGGTCTCGTTGTTCAACGTGACTCCCGAGAGTCGAGTGTTGCAGTTCGCGTCTTTTAGCTTTGACGCCAGCGTTTGGGAAATCGTCATGGCCTTGAGCAACGGCGCTTGCTTGTCTCTTGCATCACGGGACGCGTTGCAGCCGGGCGAGCCGTTATTGACCCTGCTAAAGCGCGCGCACATTACTCACCTGACCTTGCCGCCGTCCGTGTTGACTACCCTCGCCGAAGATACGGATCTCGCACCGATGACGCTGATTGTCGCCGGTGAATCCTGCGCGCCCGAATTGGCGCGGCGTTGGGCAAATCGACATCGCTTGTTCAATGCCTACGGTCCGACCGAAACCACGGTATGCGCCACAATCCACCCTTGTCGCGCCGATCATGTTGGCGACCGGGTACCGATTGGACGCCCCATCGCCAACCTGTCGGCCTATGTGTTGGACCCCCGTCGGCAACCAGTCCCCATAGGTGTCGCTGGTGAAATCTATATCGGTGGCATCGGTGTTGCGCGTGGCTATCTCAACCGTCCCGAACTAGCGGCCGTGCGCTTTGTGCCCGATCCGTTTAGCACGCAAGCGGGCGCCAAACTGTATCGCACCGGTGACCTCGGTCGGTATCGAAAAGACGGCACGATCGAGTTTCTCGGACGCAATGATTTTCAGATCAAGTTACGTGGCTTTCGCATCGAGCCCGGCGAAATTGAGGCGCAGTTACTCAAAGCGACCGGCGTGCGCGAAGCGGTGGTGGTGGCGCATGAGGACAAGCGCCTGGTTGCATATGTGGCGGCGCAGGATGGCGCCGAGTTGTCGACAGCGGCGCTGCGCGCGCACTTGCTCCCGCGATTGCCGGAGCACATGGTCCCAAACGCCTTCGTAATTCTTGAACGCCTACCGTTGACACCCAACGGTAAGATCGACCGCAAGGCATTACCGGCGCCGGATGCATCGGCGTTAGTTACGCGCCTCTATGAAGCGCCGCAAGGGAAAATCGAACGCGCGATCGCCGAGATCTGGCAAGATCTGCTAGACGTATCCTCCGTCGGCCGTCAGGATCATTTCTTCGAGCTAGGTGGCCATTCATTGTTAGCCGTTACGCTAATCGAACGGTTGCGGGAACAGGGCTGGTGCATCGATGTTCGTACCGTTTTTGATGCGCCGACCTTGGCCGGCTTAGCAGCGGCCATGACAAGTGCGCCGGCCATCCCTCGTGTGTTAGCGCCGCCGAATCCTATCTCCGCTGACTGCACCCACATCACCCCTGCTCTGCTACCGCTGGTATCACTGACGCAGACGGAGATTGACGCCATCGTCGCCAACGTATCCGGCGGCGTCAGCAACATCCAAGATATTTATCCGCTGACGCCACTGCAGGAAGGTTTGTTGTTCCATCATCTGCTGGAGACCGACGCGGATGACGTCTATCTGTCGCGTGCGGTGCTGGCGTTTGCCAATCGCTCCCGGCTGGACGATTTTCTAGCGGCGCTACAGATCATCATCGATCGTCACGATATTCTGCGCAGCTCCGTTCACTGGGACGGACTGTATCGACCCGTACAAGTCGTGCATCGTCGCGCCCGACTGCTCATCGAGGCATTGCCACCGGTGGATTCCGGTCAAGTTTTGGCGCAATTGCTTGCGCTTACCAATCCGCGTGGTCGCGATTTCAACCTACAGCGCGCTCCTCTACTAAGTGCATATCTTGCAGCTGACCCGCTTTCCGAATCGTGCTATTTGGCGCTTCTGTTTCATCATCTGGTCGTCGATCACATTACCCTGGAGATCATGATCGGTGAGACTCAGAAGTTGCTCGCCGGGCAAGCCGATTCGCTGGCAACACCGTTCCCCTACCGCCATTTCGTGGCGCAGGCGTTGGCTGTGTCTGTCTCAGGGCATGAGACATTCTTTCGCAAACAGCTGAGTGATGTGGATGCGCCAACCGCGCCTTTCGGCATCTTGGTGAAATCAAGTGACGCTGGGTTCGAGATCGATCCTGTCACCGTTCCCTTGAGTGAAACCCTGGCACAACGCGTCCGACGCGTTGCCCGTCAGTCGGGCGTATCGCCGGCGGTGCTGTTCCATGCGGCTTGGGCTCAAGTCGTCGCGCGTTGCAGCGGTCGCGACGACGTCGTGTTCGGCACCGTGCTGTCGGGACGGCTGCAGGGCGCTCAGGGCGCGGACCCGCTGGTAGGAATCCTGCTGAACACCTTGCCTATCAGACTGTTGTTGGCAGGGAGAAGTGTTCAGCAGATAGTGCAAGAAACGCATCGTCGTTTAAGCGAGTTACTAGAACACGAGCTGGCGCCGTTGCCGCTGGCGCAACGTTGCAGCGGTGTCGCGCCGCCGTTGCCGCTGTTCACCACCTTGCTTAATTACCGACATAGCTCCGCCACCGGCACTGCCACCGCGTGGGACGGCATACAGCCCATTCGCATCGACGAACGCACCCACTACCCGTTCACTATTTCCGTGGATGACTTCGGGCAAGGGTTTGCGTTGACGGTGCAATGCGAAGTGATCGATCCATCGCGCATTGCCGGTTACTTGCAGACTGCGATGGAAGGACTGATCGAAGCGCTGGAACATACGCCGCAACGACCGATCGGCACTATTAACATCTTGTCGCCGAGCGAGCGCGAGCAATTGCTGGTCGGTTTCAACAATACGGCCGTTGACTATCCAAGGGATCGATTGATCCAGCAATTGTTCGAGGTGCAAGTGGAGCGGTCGCCGACCGCGATGGCGGCGATTTGTGATGGACACGAACTCACCTACCACGAGCTGAATCGACGCGCCAATCAACTGGCACACCATTTCATCGCACAAGGCATCCGTCCTGATGATCGCGTCGCGATCTGTGTCGAGCGTGGGCTCGACATGGTGGTGGGGCTCCTCGGTATTCTTAAAGCGGGGGCTGCGTATGTGCCGCTAGATCCGAGTTATCCGATAGAGCGATTGCAGTTCATGCTGGAGGATAGCGCACCGGTTGGGTTGTTGACGCAGGCATCGCTAAAAGATCGTTTGCCTCGGCACACGCTCCCAGTGGTGGCAATAGATACGGATACCACTCTCGCCCAACAATCTCACGACAACCCGGACCCGACGGTGTTGGGGTTGACGGATCAACACTTAGCTTACGTAATCTATACCTCGGGCTCGACGGGCGCTCCGAAAGGCGTTGCCATCGAGCACCGAAACACCGTCAATTTGATCCGTTGGGCACGGTCGGCGTTTACCGAGAAAGAACTCGCCCACACGGTATTTTCAACATCGCTCAACTTCGATCTGGCGGTGTACGAATGCTTCGTACCGCTCTCGATCGGCGCTGTCATCGATATCCGACACGACCTGCTGGCGTTGGCCAGCGCACCTTCTCGTGTCATTACGCTGATCAATACCGTGCCATCGGCAATCCAGGCCTTGCTCGACCACCAAGGTATCCCCGACACAATCCATACGATCAATCTCGCTGGCGAACCGCTCAAACAAACGCTGGTTGACCGACTCTTCGGCGAGACCCGCGTCAAAACTGTGTGCAACCTCTATGGCCCCTCCGAGACCACGACCTATTCGACGTGGGTCGCCATGGATCAGGAGCAGGGATTTGCCGCGCACATCGGTCGGCCGATCGCCAATACGCGCATCTATATATTAGATGCGCATCGGCAACCGGTTCCGATGGGAGTGGTCGGCGAGCTTTATATCGGTGGCGCAGGCGTCGCACGAGGTTATTTGAACCGTCCCGATCTCACCGCCGAACGCTTCCTACCGGACCCATTCGTTGCCGACCCGGAGGCGAGAATCTACAAAACGGGGGACCTCGCGCGTCATCGGCCGAATGGCGATATCGAGTTCCTCGGGCGCAATGACTTTCAGGTCAAAATCCGCGGATTTCGTATCGAGTTAGGCGAAATCGAAACACAGCTACTCGCCTACCCTGGTATACGCGACGCTATCGTCATCGCCCGTGAAGACAGTCCCGGCGATCGGCGCCTGGTCGCTTACCTGACCACGCATGATCATCCAGCGGTATCGATTGCGGCGTTGCGTGAGCACCTAGCCAGTCGATTGCCCATATACATGGTTCCCAACGCCTTTGTCGTGCTTCCGCGTTTGCCGCTCACTCCCAACGGCAAAATCGATCGCCCGGCGTTGCCGGCCCCGGATGTCTCCGCTGGCATGAGACGCGCCTACGAGCCCCCGCAAGGTGATTTTGAACTAGCGATTGCCACGGTCTGGCAAGACCTGCTCGGCGTGTCGAGCGTTGGCCGCCACGACAATTTTTTCGAGCTCGGTGGGCATTCGCTGTTAGCCATGCAACTGATCGTTCGACTGCGCCAGTTGCCGCTGCTGCAGCAATCGCGATTGCGCGTCGATTTAAAAAGCGTCTTCGCTTCACCCACGGTAGTCGAATTAGCCGCTACCATCGCCGGCACGGGAGCGACGCCGACGCTTCAAATTCCTGCCAATCGAATTCCGGGTGACTGCACCTGCATCACTCCCGATCTGTTGCCACTCGTAACGCTGACTCAAACCGAGATCGACCGGCTCATTGCGATCATTCCGGAAGGACTCGCCAACATCCAAGATATCTACCCCCTATCGCCAATGCAGGAGGGGCTGCTGTTCCATCATCTGCTGGAAAGCGAAGGCGATCCCTATCTGCTGCGCTCGGTGGTGGCATTCGCCAGCCAGACCAAGCTCGATGCGTTTCTGGCCGCTTTACAAGCCGTCATCGATCGTCACGACATCTTGCGTAGCTCGATCCATTGGCGCGATTTGTCTCGGCCGGTGCAGGTCGTACATCGTCGAAGCCAGCTGTCGCGGAATCAATTAGCCGTTGCAACGACGAATGATGAATTGGCGCAGTTACTTCAGCACACCAATCCGCGTCATCGACGCCTCGACTTACAACGCGCTCCACTCTTAGAAGCGTATACCGCGGCCGACCCGCAGAGTGGCGAGTACTACTTGGCCTTACTCTATTCTCACTTGGTCATCGACCACGTGACCCTGGAAGCCATCATCGCCGAAATACACACGCTGCTCGCCGGCCGATCCGACGTGTTGCCCGCGCCCCTGCCCTATCGCCATTTTGTTGCCCAAGCGCTGGCGGTTCCGGCCAGTGAGCACGCCGCCTACTTCCGGCAACAACTCGGCGACGTGGACGAACCCACGGCTCCCTTCGGGATTCTCAACGTGCGGCGAAATGGCACCCAGATAAAGGAAGCGACGGTTGCACTGAGTGAATCGTTGTCGCGACGATTGCGCGACAGCGCCCGTCAAGAAGGCGTTACGCCCGGCGTATTGTTTCATGTCGCCTGGGCCCAAGTTCTCGCCGCTTGTAGCGGCCGTCAGGATGTCGTGTTCGGCACTCTGTTGTTAGGCCGCTCACGGGACATCGAAGGCGTCGATCGAACGTTAGGCGTATTCATCAATACGCTGCCGATCCGCCTGTCGCTGTCGGGACTGACGGTTCGTAAAGCGATTGCAGTGGCCTATCAACGCATCAGTGAACTGCTGGCACACGAACATGCGTCGCTGGCGCTGGTCCAGCGCTACAGCCAAGTGATGCCGCCGCTGCCGCTGTTTACCACGCTGCTGAATTATCGACATAGTCACCCACAGCCGGCGGCGACCATGGACGGTATGCGGATTATCGCCGGCGAAGAACGTACGAATTATCCCTTCACCATCTCGGTGGATGAATTCCCAACAGGATTTTCTGTAACGGTCCAATGCGAAGGCGTAGAGCCGGCGCGCATCGTCGGCTACTTGCACACCGTCATCGACGGTCTGGTGGAAGCGCTGGAAAACACATCGCAACGACCTCTCGACACCCTAAGCATTTTGCCGGCGACAGAGCGCGCGCAGTTGCTGACAGCCTTCAACGACACGGTGAAGGGTTATCCACGGCATTCATTGATCCATCAGTTAGTCGAGACACAGGTTCAGAAGACACCGACAGCTACGGCCGTTGTCTGCAACAAGCAATCGCTTACCTATCGCGAGCTGAATCAGCGCGCCAATCAACTGGCGCATCATCTGATCGAGCACGGCATTCGTCCTGACGATCGCGTGGCGGTATGTATCGAGCGCGGTGTCGAAATGGTCATCGGACTCCTCGGTATTCTCAAAGCCGGCGCCGCGTATGTGCCGATCGATCCCTGTTATCCGATAGAGCGATTGGCGTTCATGTTGGCAGACAGCGCTCCGTCGATGTTGTTAACCCAAGCTACGCGGCGTCAGCGTCTGCCCGTCGGAAAATGGCCTACGTTGATGTTGGACGATCCGGTGTTTGCATTGCAACCCACGTACGACCCCGATCCCGTTGCGCTCGGTCTAACCGCCAGTCACCTGGCTTACGTCATCTATACCTCCGGCTCTACCGGGAAACCGAAGGGAGTCGCTATGGAACATCAGGCATTGATGAACCTGCTGCACTGGCAGCACCGATCCAATGCGTACTCATGTCCGCGAACCGCGCAATTCGCCGCGTTGGGATTTGATGTGGCATTCCAGGAAATATTTTCGACGATCGGTTTCGGCGGTGAGTTGGTGCTCATTCCTGATGACGATATCCGCCGCGACTCCTCCGCGTTAGCCGCATTCCTCGGGGCACAACAGATTGAACGGCTGTTTATTCCATTTTCCGCACTGAAGCCGTTAGCGCACGCTATCGTTGAACAACAGCTGGCGCTGCCCACCCTGCAAGCGGTGATTACGGCCGGCGAGCAGTTGCGTATCGAACCGATGATCCAACAATGCTTCCGGCAGCTGCGTAGCTGCCGTCTGTATAACCACTACGGTCCGACCGAGACGCATGTCGCGACATCGTTCTTGCTGGTGGAGCAAGTCAATGAATGGACGGCGCTGCCGCCGATCGGCAGACCGATCGACAATACCCAGCTGTACGTATTGGACCGTGAACGGCAACCGGTACCGATCGGTGTTGCCGGCGAAATTTATATCGGCGGTGCCGGCGTTGCTCGCGGTTATTTGAATCGGCCGGCACTGACGGCCGAACGTTTCGTGTCTGATCCATATAATCGGCACGCCGATGCGCGACTGTATCGTACGGGCGATTTGGGCCGTTGGCGCGCCGATGGCACGCTGGAATATCTTGGACGCAACGACTTTCAGGTCAAGATACGTGGCTTTCGTATCGAGCCGGGTGAGATCGAAGCGCAGTTGCTCGCCTGTGCCGACGTACGCGAGGCGGTGGTCGTTGCGCGTGCAGAGGGTGCAGACCATCGGCGGCTGATCGCGTATGTCATCGCCCAACCGGGTAAGGAAATACCCGCCGCCACGTTGCGCGAACAACTGAACGAGCACTTACCCAACTACATGGTGCCAAGCGCTTTCGTCGTGCTCGAACATTGGCCACTCACCCCCAACGGCAAGCTCGATCGCGCCGCCCTACCGGCACCGGACACGTCAGCGCTCGCGAGCCAGCCTTACGAACCACCACAAGGCGACATCGAGTGTGCTATCGCATCGGTTTGGCAAACATTGCTGCAGGTGCCTCAGGTCGGCCGCTACGATGATTTCTTTGCGCTCGGTGGACATTCGCTGTTGGCCGTGCAGTTGGTCGCACGGTTGCGCCCATTGCTCGATCGTGAGATTCCACTGCGCGATGTGTTCGCACACCCGACGCTGATCGCACTGGCGCGCGCGATCGGCAACACCGGCGCTGCCAAGTTGCCCCCGCTGCCGCACGCGGATCGGACGCGATCGTTGCCGTTGTCATTTGCGCAGCAACGGTTGTGGGAATTAATACGGCAGCAACCGAAGGCCAGCACCGCCTATCATCGGGTCGTCTTGTTGCGATTGCACGGTCCGGTCAATGTGTCGGCGTTGCAGATGACGTTGGATTGCTTGGCAGCGCGACATGAATCGTTGCGTACCCGATTCGTGGAGGTCGATGGTCAGCTGGTGCAGTGTATCGACGACGTAAACAACGGTTTGCGACTGCAGGTCGAAGACTGGCACGAGGTACCCGCCAGCAAACGTACAGACGTTATCGCAGACGTGGGGCACCAAGCGCTGCGCGAGCCGTTCGATTTCGCTAAGGGTCCGCTGATGCGTGCCCGCTTGTTGCGGCTCGCAGATCAGGAGCACGTTCTGCTGCTGGCATATCACTTCATTATCTGCGACGGCTGGTCGAGCAAAGTTCTACTGCGCGAAAGCGCTCCGTTGTATGCGGCGTTCGTACAAGGACAGTCAAATCCGCTGCCACCGCCGCCATGGCAATTCGCCGATTTTGCATCGTGGCAACGGCACTGGGCGGCGAGCACCGACGCGCAACCGCATTTGGATTTCTGGATCCGCCATCTGACGGGAGCGCCGGCGCGGCTGGCCTTGCCGACCGATCGGCCGTGGCCCACCGTCCCCTCATTCGCGGGAGCGAGCTTACCGTTCGCACTATCACCGAAATTGACCGAACAGTTGCGGCACCTGGCGCAGGATCAAGGAGCCACCTTATATATGATTTTGATCGCCGGCTGGGCCGCATTGATGGGGCATTTAAGCGACCAAACCGATGTCGTGATCGGTTCTGCCACCGCCAATCGACCGCGGCAGGAATGGGAAGAGTTGGTGGGGTTGTGCGTCAATACACTGGCGTTGCGGGTGCAGCTCGACGACGGTCTCACCGGCATCGATCTGTTGGCACAAGTGAAGGCGGCGGTGTTGGCGGCGTACGTCCATCAGCATCTACCGTTCGAGCGTATCGTTCAGGCACTGGCGCGGCCGGTCGGCTCCACCCTACAACCGCTGTTCCAAACGATGCTGACGCTCAATAACGCACCCGTGGATGGTGTTCAAGCGTTTTCTGGGCTTACTGTCGACGCCATCGTACCAGCGCAATTCACGTCTCGCTGTGAACTCAATTTAGGACTCAACGATGATGGCGCGATGGTTTCAGGTTCGTTGAGTTACTCCACCGAACTATTCGAGGCGGCCACGATGGAAAATATCGCGGATCAGTTTCAGCGGCTGCTGGAGAGCCTAGCCACCGCCCCTTACCAACGCATCGTCGATTGGGTAACCGGCTCGATCAACGAATGA
- a CDS encoding MBL fold metallo-hydrolase — MHPKQVPGYYRMMLGAFEITALHDGGIGIDSALMRGNQAEIQSTLARALIMNSKEVPGSVVGFLVNTGSKLVLIDAGAGGHWGGPALGRLVSNLKAAGYRPDQVDLVLVTHLHADHVGGIYDSKGNRVFKNAEIMMKRADSNYWLSKEAAAMAPEAAQIFFTVARDAAKPYLAAGKWKPFEGTPEIVPGIRPKEIAGHTPGHVGYEVESQGQKLLIWGDVVHMAAVQMPHPEVGIVFDVDGPTAIKSRAALFAELAEEKTLVGGAHIPFPSLGRLRKEETGYTWLPVTFMNLK, encoded by the coding sequence ATGCATCCGAAGCAGGTGCCCGGTTACTACCGGATGATGCTCGGCGCATTTGAGATCACCGCGCTGCACGACGGTGGTATCGGTATCGATTCGGCGTTGATGCGGGGCAATCAGGCGGAAATTCAATCCACGCTAGCGCGCGCCCTTATCATGAATTCCAAGGAGGTTCCGGGATCGGTGGTGGGCTTTCTGGTTAACACGGGTTCCAAGCTGGTCCTCATCGACGCTGGCGCGGGCGGGCATTGGGGCGGGCCGGCGTTGGGCAGACTGGTGAGCAACCTGAAGGCGGCGGGTTACCGTCCCGATCAAGTGGATCTTGTTCTCGTGACTCATCTGCATGCCGACCATGTTGGCGGCATCTACGACAGCAAGGGCAATCGCGTTTTCAAAAACGCCGAGATCATGATGAAGCGGGCGGACAGCAACTATTGGTTGTCGAAGGAAGCGGCTGCCATGGCTCCGGAAGCAGCGCAAATCTTTTTCACGGTCGCCCGTGACGCCGCCAAGCCCTATCTTGCCGCGGGAAAATGGAAGCCGTTCGAGGGAACGCCGGAGATCGTGCCGGGGATTCGTCCGAAAGAAATTGCCGGTCACACCCCGGGACATGTCGGGTATGAAGTCGAATCGCAAGGTCAGAAACTACTTATTTGGGGCGACGTGGTGCATATGGCTGCCGTGCAGATGCCGCATCCCGAAGTCGGCATTGTTTTCGACGTTGACGGTCCGACGGCAATTAAATCGCGCGCCGCGCTGTTTGCCGAGCTAGCGGAAGAGAAGACGTTGGTCGGCGGGGCGCATATACCGTTCCCGTCGCTGGGTCGTCTGCGAAAGGAAGAGACGGGCTACACCTGGCTGCCAGTTACGTTCATGAACCTCAAGTAA